The following is a genomic window from Spirochaetaceae bacterium.
GCTCGTCGGCGATCACCAGCTTCGGGTTCAGGGCCAGGGCGCGCGCGATGCCGATGCGCTGCCGCTGGCCGGCCGAGAACTGGTGCGGGTAGCGGGCGCGCTGCTCGGGACGCAGCCCCACCTGCCCCATCAGGGTGACCACGCGCTCCTCGATCTCCTCTTTCGAGCCGCCAATGTTGTGGATCAGGAACGGCTCGGTCAGGATCTGCTGCACCGTCATGCGCGGGTTGAGCGACGAGTTGGGGTCCTGGAAGATCATCTGCACTTCGCGGCGCACCCGTTTCAGGCGCTCCCGGTCCAGCGTGGCCAGGTCGACCATCGACTGTTCGGCCGCGAGGCCCTCCGCCGCCAGCCGCTCGCTGCGGAACAGCGCCTGCCCCGCGGTCGGCTCCTCCAGCCGCAGGATGGTGCGCCCGACGGTGGTCTTGCCGCAGCCGCTCTCCCCCACCAAGCCCAGTGTCTCGCCCTCGCGCACCGTGAAGGAGACGTCGTCCACCGCCTTCACCTCGCCCACCTTGCGGCGCAGGATGCCGCCCTCCACCGGGAAGTACTTCTTGAGGTTCCTGACCTCCAGAAGCGGGGCGGCGACGCCGCGCACTGCTCTGTCCGCGGCCGGAGCGCCCTTCATACGGCGGTCTCGCTCAGCCAGCGTTGTGGCAGGTGGTTCGGCTGCGCCGCTCCGGAACGGTCCTTGGGGCATGGAGCCGTCATCCGCCCGCCTCGCTCAACCAGCAACGCGACAGGTGGTCCGGCTGCGCCGCTCCGGAACGGTCCTTGAGGCATGGAGCCGTCATCCGCCCGCCTCGCTCAACCAGTAGCGCGGCAGGTGGTTCGGCTGTGCCGCTCCGGAACGGTCCTTGAGGCATGGAGCCGTCATCCGCCCGCCTCGCTCAACCAGTAGCGCGGCAGGTGGTTCGGCTGTGCCGCTCCGGAACGGTCCTTGAGGCATGGAGCCGTCATCCGCCCGCCTCGCTCAACCAGCAGCGCGACAGGTGGTTCGGCGCCGGCTCGAAGATGGGCGGTTCCTCGGCACACCGTTCCATGCGCTGCGGGCAGCGGTCGGCGAATCGGCAGCCGGGTGGCGTGGCGCGCGGGTCGGGCACCAGCCCCTGGATCGGCTGCAGGCGCTGGCGCACCTGCGCCCCGAGCACCGGAATCGAACGCAGCAGCCCCCGCGTATAGGGGTGCCGCGGCTCTTTGAACACCGGCCGCATCGGGCCGTATTCCACCACCCGCCCCAGGTACATCACCGCCACCTCGTCCGCCATGCCCACCACCACGCCGAGGTCGTGGGTGATCATGATGATGGAAATGCCGAACTCGCCCTGCAGCCGTTGCATCAGCTCCAGGATCTGCGCCTGGATGGTGACGTCGAGCGCGGTGGTCGGCTCGTCCGCGATCAGCAGCGATGGGTTGCACGACAGCGCCATCGCGATCATCGCCCGCTGCCGCATGCCGCCGGAGAGCTGGTGCGGATACTCCACCGCACGCCGCTCGGGATCGGCGATGCCCACCTGGCGCAGCATCTCCACCGCCCGCGTACGCGCCTCGCCCGCCGGCTTCTCCTGGTGGAGCTGGATCGCCTCCATGATCTGGTTGCCGATGGTGTACACCGGGTTCAGGCTGGTCATCGGCTCCTGGAAGATCATCGCGATCTCGCCGCCGCGGATGCGCCGGTAGGCACGGCTGTGCGGGTCCATCTGCGCCAGGTCCACCTCGCTGTCGTCCTTGCGGCGGAACCGCAGGCTGCCGCTGATGGCGGTGGTGGCGGGCGGCACCAGCCCCATGATGCTGAGCGCGGTCACGGTCTTGCCGCAGCCGCTCTCGCCGACCAGCCCCAGGGTGCGGTTGCGCCCCACCGCCAGGTCGACGCCGTCCACCGCGCGCACGGTGCCGCGGTCGGTATGAAACCAGGTCTTCAGGTCGCGGATCTCCAGCAGTGGAGCCTGCCGGTCGGACGTTGCGGGCACCGTGACGGTCGCGCTGTCGGGAGGCCGGTCGGAAGCAGCCATTGCGGTCAGGCCGCTACCCCTGGCCCACGGTGTCGGTGGCGGCGGTGAAGCCGGGGCCGCCGGCGGCCACGTAGCCGTGGCTGGCGCCGGAGCGGTCGGGGCTCACCCAGAACGAGTACAGCGCCGCGTCGCGCAGGTGAAAGCGCAGGCGCACCGGGCGGCCGGCCACCTCCGCCAGGGTGCCGCCGTTGTCCCAGGTCACCGCCTGCTGCGTGGCACCCCCCGTCACCGGCACGCAGCGCTCGCGGGTGAACCGCCCGATCGGGTTGCCGGCCTCGTCCAGCACCTCGGCGCGCAACTCGCCGCCCTTGGCGGCAGCGTTCACGAACAGGTGGCTGCCGCTGAAGCGTAGCGGGCGGGTGGTCAGCCTGCCGCCCTCCGCGTCGGCGTCGTGCGACACGAAGCCGTCACGGCGCAGGGTGGCCAGGCCGGTGCTGCCGCCGGCGTACATGTGCGTCCCGAACTTGGGCGACACCCCGGAGAAGGCGCCGAAGTAGATGTGCAGCTTGTCGCCGACGACCAGGCAGCAGCCGCCGCAGGAGTGGATGTAGTCGCAGTTCCAGTCGCGCAGGCGGTGGGTGCCGGCCACGATCGGCGTGCGGTCGCGGCGGTCGAAGTGGAAGCCGTCGCGGCTGTAGCCCACCAGCAGCTCGGTGATCTTCGGGAAGCCGCCCGCGTCGCAGATCTCGTTGGGCGGCCCGCGGTGGATCATGAAGAAGCCCAGCACCAAGCTCTCGTAGCCGACCGCGTCGATATTGTAGAGCTGCGTCCGGTGGCCGTGCTCCGGCGACGGCGGATCCAGGTCGTCCGCGCCGGACCAGTGCGCGACGTCGTCCCGCTCCCAGGCGGCGCCGGCGAACAGGTCGGCGTGCTCCCGGTAGCCGCGCAGCCGCCCCACGGCCGGGTCGCTGGTGCGCACGCTGTACACCCAGCGCTTGCGGAACGGGTTGTAGAAGATGGTGGTGTTGTCGCCGCAGGGGCCGGTGGCCGCACGCTCGGTCCAGTGGATGCCGTCCGGCGACGAGTAGGCGTGGCCGCCGGTCCACCCGGTGGTGGTGTGCGGGCCGCCCAACTCGCCGTAGCGGAAGCCGCCGCCGCGTTGGCGGTGGTAGGCGAACATCTTGAAGCGCTCGTCGGCGCGCTCGGCCTCCAGGTCGAGCCACACCCCCACCCCGTCGCGCTGAAACTGCTCCCGCAGCGGCAGCACGCGGTTGGTGCCGGGTTCCACGTCCAGGTCCGGACGCTCCCAGTTGATCCCGTCGCGGCTGGTGGCCAGCGCCGTGCCGTCGAACCAGCCGGCGTGGTACCACAGCTTGAACAGGCCGTCGGCGGGGTCGTAGAAGGCGCCGTCCTTGAACGGGCACGCCACCGGGCACATGCCGAAGTTCATCTCCAGCGGCGTCTCGGGCACCAGCACCGGGCTCGCCTCGTGCAGGAGCGGCGTGTGGAACACCCGCCGCAGCGTGCTGTCGGCGATCAGGAACTCGTCCACCAGGAGCTGCCGCCCCACGTCGATCGGGATCACCGCCGGCGGGCGCTCCAGCCAGGGCACCGGCCCCGGCTCCCGCGACGTGCGCGACAGGCCGCGCGGCGGCCACTCTCCCGGCTGCTCGATGCCGTTGTAACTCAGGCCCCCGTTGTAGCTCACGCCGCTCATCCTACAACGCCCGCCGCCACGTGGTAAGTTCGTCGAACGGTGCCCGCGTCCGATGGAGCGAACAAGGATGAAGCAGATGCAAAGGAACTTCACCGTTACAGCCGAGTACCTGGTTGTACCGGTCCGCAACGCCGGCGACGGTGGCGCCGGCGACAGCGACGAGGGCCGGCTCAGGCTCGTTGTCGACGGTCGCACCATCCTGGACTACGGCGTCAACTCCGCGTCCGGCCCCGGCGACGTGGACTGGTACGCGTTCTTCTCGCTCGCCCGCTTCCGGGGCAGGCAGGCGCTGGTGTCCGCGTCCAACGTCACCGAAACGGGCTTCGAGCTGATCCGGCAGACCGATGCCATCCCCGGCGCCGAGGCGTTCTACACCGAGCGGCTGCGCCCGCAGTTCCACTACACCTCCCGCACCGGCTGGCTGAACGATCCCAACGGCCTGATCTGGTATCGCGGCGAGTACCACCTGTTCTACCAGCACAATCCCACCGCCCTGCCGTGGGGCAACATGACTTGGGGGCATGCGGTCAGCCGCGACTTCGTGCACTGGACCGAGCTGCCCAAGGTGCTGTTCCCCGACGCCGCCACCGGCACCTGCTACTCGGGCGCGGCGTTCATCGACCACCACAACCATCTCGGCCGCAAGACCGGCGCCGAGGAGGTGATCGTCGCCTTCTACCTGCGCACCGGGATCGGCCTGTGCCTGGCGTACTCCAACGACCGCGGGCGCACCTTCACCGACTACGAGGGCAACCCGGTGCTCAAACACGACGGCGCGCGCATCGACACGCCGCGGCCGTTCTGGCACGGGCCGACCGGCAGATGGGTCGCCCCCACCTACGATTTCTTCACCAACGACCAGGGCAAGCTACGCCGCTGCGTCGGCTTCTACAGCTCCGCCAACCTCACCGACTGGCGCTTCGAGAGCCGCGTCGAACAGGACGGCTGGGGCGACGAACTGTGCGGCTGCGTCGACTTCTTCCAACTGCCGCTGGACGGCGATCGCGAGCGCCTCATGTGGGTGATGATTCTGATCGACGGCAGCTACATCGTGGGCGATTTCGACGGCTCCACGTTCTTCACCCTGGCGGGCAAGCCGGCGGTGACCGACGACCGCATCAAGTCGCTGGTAATCCAGGGCGAGTACTACGCCACCATGACCTGGCACAACGTGCCCGACCTGCGCCGCGTGCAGATCACCTGGATGAGGAAACCGGGCTTCTATCCCGGCATGCCGTTCAACCAGCAGATGACCGCCCCGTCCGAACTCTCCCTGCACACCACCGAGGACGGCCCCCGGCTGCGCATGCTGCCCGTGGCGGAGTTGGAGGCGCTACGCACCCGCACCCACGAGTGGACAAACGTGCCGCTCAACGCCAAGGACAACCCGCTTGCGGAAATCACCGCCGACCTGCTCGACCTGGAAACGGAGATCCGGGTTGCGAAGGGTACCGTGATCTGCCTGCAACTGCGCGGATTCGACGTCACCTACGACGCGGACACCGAGACGCTCTCCTCCTGCGGCACCGCCACCCGCCTGCCCCCGATCGGCGGCGTGGTACGGCTGCGCGTCCTGCTCGACCGCACCTCCATCGAGGTGTTCGCCAACGACGGCCGCGTCTACATCCCCCGCGTCGTGTTCCCGGAACCCGACAACCACTCCCTCAGCATCTTCTGCACCGGCACCACCACCACGGCAACCCGCCTCCGCGTCCACGAACTCAAGTCCAGCTGGCCACGAGGCTGACGCATTCGTCTTAATGAAATCGACCAGGAATTTCACGAATGGGCAATCGACACGGCGTCCAGCGAGTCCTTTGCGATTACCGCGTGCGCGTAAGCGGTGCAGGCACGAATGTCCACCGGCTCCAACTCAGGGCAGTCCTTCAAGATCGCATCCGTGGCCACTCCCTGGCTCAACAAGCTGAGGATCAGCTCCACCGAGATCCGCAAATCACGGATAATCGGCTTGCCGCCAAAGACGTCGGGCCGTGCCGTGACACGCTTAAGCAATTCAGGGTTCGTGGGCATGTATCCTCCTTGAGCAGCGATTCAGCCACTTGCTCCCTTGCGACTCGGCGAGTGAGTTCCGGGCTCGTCCATCGGCTCCTCATGTGATCTGTTGACAGGATGCTGTGAATTGAAGGCCTGACGCACGCGGAACGTCCAGACCGAGGGTGAATCGTAATCAGCCAGTGGTCAACCGATCCGGCTACCAACCGCTTCCAACTGCTACCAACTGATGGGGCCTTGCACGGCGGTGACTTCGTTACGATACTGGAGGTATGGACTCTTCAGCCAAGCCGGACCTGCCTGCCGGTGCCGCGCACGTCCCCGCCGCTGACGCGCGGCGCGCGCGGCTGCGCATCGACAGCGGCAGGGACGAGCAGCTTGAGCTCGATTTCGACCAGCCGGCGGACGCGGTGAATCAGGACTGGGACCTGGTGCGTGACGTGGAGCCCGCGCTCCCCGGCCCGGCCCGGCCGCACCCAGCCAAGCTCTCCTGGGACTGAGTCGCCTGCCCACCATCCCGCCGGCGCCGGCTGCCGACAAGACGAAGCCTGAGACTTCCCTGGACCACGAGTACCGGCACATGAACCAGGGCCTCGATCGGCGCGACCCGTTGATCGCCGATGCGCTGGCCGGTGAACGGCGGCGCCAGCGAGAACAGATCGAGCTCATCGCCGCCGAGAACATCGTCAGCCGCGCCGTGCTCGACGCACTCGGTCACGAGGTGACGAACAAGGCGCTGGAAGGCTACCCCGGCGCGCGCTATCACGCCGGCGGGAACTACGTCGACGTGGCCGAGCAGGCGGCGATCGAGCGCGCCTGCGAACTGTTCGACTGCTCATACGCAAACGTGCAGCCGCACTCCGGCAGCCAGGCCAACCTCGCCGTGTTCTTCGCGCTGGTCCGCCCCGGCGACCGGGTGCTCAGTCTCGACCTCGCTGCGGGCGGCCACCTGAGCCACGGGTTGCGTTCCAACCTGTCGGGCCGCTGGTTCGAGGCCCACCACTACGGCGTCTCCCGCGAGACCGGCATGATCGACTACGACGAGGTCGAAGCGAAGGCACTGAAGGTAAGGCCGCGGGTCCTGATCGCCGGCGGATCGTCCTACCCGCGAGAACTGGATTTCGAGCGGCTGGCCCATACCGCGAAGAAGGTCGGTGCCCACTTCGTGGTGGACATGGCGCACTTCGCCGGCCTCGTGGCGGGCGGCGCGCACCCGTCGCCGATACCGCACGCCGACATCGTCACCACGACCACCACGAAGACCCTCAGGGGGCCGCGCGGCGGCGTGATCCTGGCGCGCGAGGAAAGCTGGAAGCGGAAGCTGCAGTCCGCCGTCTTCCCGGGCGTTCAGGGCAGCCTGCACCCGCAGGTGAT
Proteins encoded in this region:
- a CDS encoding ATP-binding cassette domain-containing protein, giving the protein MKGAPAADRAVRGVAAPLLEVRNLKKYFPVEGGILRRKVGEVKAVDDVSFTVREGETLGLVGESGCGKTTVGRTILRLEEPTAGQALFRSERLAAEGLAAEQSMVDLATLDRERLKRVRREVQMIFQDPNSSLNPRMTVQQILTEPFLIHNIGGSKEEIEERVVTLMGQVGLRPEQRARYPHQFSAGQRQRIGIARALALNPKLVIADEPVSALDVSIQGQVLNLLEDLQAELGLTYVFIAHDLSVVEHISDWVAVMYLGRLVELARGEDLYRNPQHPYTEALLSAVQVPDPDVQRKRIILEGGVPSPANPPSGCRFHTRCSYAPQADRMPRCSTDVPELTPAGHEQWVACHFAPDLALRGVEIPATG
- a CDS encoding serine hydroxymethyltransferase, producing the protein MNQGLDRRDPLIADALAGERRRQREQIELIAAENIVSRAVLDALGHEVTNKALEGYPGARYHAGGNYVDVAEQAAIERACELFDCSYANVQPHSGSQANLAVFFALVRPGDRVLSLDLAAGGHLSHGLRSNLSGRWFEAHHYGVSRETGMIDYDEVEAKALKVRPRVLIAGGSSYPRELDFERLAHTAKKVGAHFVVDMAHFAGLVAGGAHPSPIPHADIVTTTTTKTLRGPRGGVILAREESWKRKLQSAVFPGVQGSLHPQVIAAKAVCLGEALQPEFRRYAHQVKRNAAKLAAVLAAGGVSIVTGGTDTHLVLLDLSATGVTGQAAERTLERAGITSNKNPIPFDVRNPAKWSGLRLGVASTTTRGFREPEMETVGGVIVSLLRPHGAGTVDEARRTVAELCRAFPIYSPAASCRSSAGSETPETAPHG
- a CDS encoding ABC transporter ATP-binding protein yields the protein MAASDRPPDSATVTVPATSDRQAPLLEIRDLKTWFHTDRGTVRAVDGVDLAVGRNRTLGLVGESGCGKTVTALSIMGLVPPATTAISGSLRFRRKDDSEVDLAQMDPHSRAYRRIRGGEIAMIFQEPMTSLNPVYTIGNQIMEAIQLHQEKPAGEARTRAVEMLRQVGIADPERRAVEYPHQLSGGMRQRAMIAMALSCNPSLLIADEPTTALDVTIQAQILELMQRLQGEFGISIIMITHDLGVVVGMADEVAVMYLGRVVEYGPMRPVFKEPRHPYTRGLLRSIPVLGAQVRQRLQPIQGLVPDPRATPPGCRFADRCPQRMERCAEEPPIFEPAPNHLSRCWLSEAGG
- a CDS encoding DUF433 domain-containing protein — translated: MPTNPELLKRVTARPDVFGGKPIIRDLRISVELILSLLSQGVATDAILKDCPELEPVDIRACTAYAHAVIAKDSLDAVSIAHS
- a CDS encoding glycoside hydrolase family 32 protein, translating into MQRNFTVTAEYLVVPVRNAGDGGAGDSDEGRLRLVVDGRTILDYGVNSASGPGDVDWYAFFSLARFRGRQALVSASNVTETGFELIRQTDAIPGAEAFYTERLRPQFHYTSRTGWLNDPNGLIWYRGEYHLFYQHNPTALPWGNMTWGHAVSRDFVHWTELPKVLFPDAATGTCYSGAAFIDHHNHLGRKTGAEEVIVAFYLRTGIGLCLAYSNDRGRTFTDYEGNPVLKHDGARIDTPRPFWHGPTGRWVAPTYDFFTNDQGKLRRCVGFYSSANLTDWRFESRVEQDGWGDELCGCVDFFQLPLDGDRERLMWVMILIDGSYIVGDFDGSTFFTLAGKPAVTDDRIKSLVIQGEYYATMTWHNVPDLRRVQITWMRKPGFYPGMPFNQQMTAPSELSLHTTEDGPRLRMLPVAELEALRTRTHEWTNVPLNAKDNPLAEITADLLDLETEIRVAKGTVICLQLRGFDVTYDADTETLSSCGTATRLPPIGGVVRLRVLLDRTSIEVFANDGRVYIPRVVFPEPDNHSLSIFCTGTTTTATRLRVHELKSSWPRG